Proteins encoded in a region of the Nocardia asteroides genome:
- a CDS encoding C40 family peptidase gives MGGGLAAGMLAAALYSGAPAGADPVALPATASEAVQRMIDLSRQSEQLNQQALGAEAELEAKLAVQRDADARLAASTDMVDRARDEVRRYQPVIDRTAIAAYQGARTNRLFAVLVSDSPQQLLDQMSTLDVVSAQTSEQLDRYDKATDAATAAESAARAAADAARSAAQKAEAVRIDLEHKRSDLGGAIAEVVHAWGALSAKDKSALAGSPFPPGFDRDTLLQGLVPGSGTSALAAGLTRVGDPYVWGATGPDKFDCSGLVQWAFKQVGKNVPRTSSQQAGYGTPVAQKDLQPGDVVFFYSDMSHVGIYAGNGLMLHASTFGVPVAVAPMGSTPFHSARRY, from the coding sequence ATGGGAGGAGGGCTGGCAGCCGGGATGCTCGCCGCCGCTCTCTACAGCGGCGCTCCGGCCGGCGCGGATCCGGTCGCCCTCCCAGCGACGGCCTCCGAAGCCGTGCAGCGGATGATCGATCTGTCTCGTCAGTCCGAACAGCTCAACCAGCAAGCGCTGGGAGCGGAAGCCGAACTCGAGGCCAAGCTCGCCGTACAGCGTGACGCCGATGCCCGGCTGGCCGCGAGCACCGACATGGTCGATCGCGCCCGCGACGAAGTCCGGCGGTATCAGCCGGTCATCGACCGCACCGCGATCGCCGCCTATCAAGGCGCCCGCACCAACCGCCTGTTCGCCGTGCTGGTCAGCGACTCACCGCAACAACTGCTCGACCAGATGTCCACACTGGACGTCGTCTCGGCGCAGACCTCCGAACAGCTCGACCGGTACGACAAGGCCACCGACGCCGCGACCGCGGCCGAATCGGCGGCCCGCGCCGCCGCCGACGCCGCCCGTTCCGCTGCGCAGAAGGCCGAGGCCGTGCGCATCGATCTGGAACACAAGCGCAGCGATCTCGGCGGCGCCATCGCCGAGGTGGTGCACGCTTGGGGCGCGCTGTCGGCGAAGGACAAGTCGGCCCTGGCCGGCTCGCCGTTCCCACCCGGGTTCGACCGGGACACCCTCCTGCAGGGCCTCGTTCCCGGCAGCGGCACCAGCGCGCTGGCGGCGGGCCTCACCCGCGTCGGCGACCCCTACGTCTGGGGCGCCACCGGCCCGGACAAGTTCGACTGCTCCGGCCTGGTGCAGTGGGCGTTCAAGCAGGTCGGCAAGAACGTGCCCCGCACGAGCTCGCAGCAGGCCGGTTACGGCACGCCCGTCGCCCAGAAGGATTTGCAACCCGGCGACGTCGTCTTCTTCTACTCGGACATGTCGCACGTCGGCATCTACGCGGGCAACGGTCTCATGCTGCACGCCTCCACCTTCGGCGTCCCCGTCGCGGTCGCGCCCATGGGCTCGACGCCGTTCCATTCGGCTCGGCGATACTAG
- a CDS encoding ArsA family ATPase, producing the protein MFIGKGGVGKTTLACATAMAEAGAGHRVLVASLDQAHSLGDALGFRFPHDPGTVTGIATVLPGLDVIEVDSLALLEDRFRDVVRMISTGRGHEHGIDLAALNPAELTGLPGVQELLMLVEIAQFAAEDDWDLIVLDCPPSADMLRIVTAPGTLLGYVERMWPPHARAMSATGTDLRRAVLAATVERIVMAVTEVRDLLADHRRTGARLVTVPERVAVAESERVRSAAALLGLRLDAVLVNKVLPDLPPPTDPAGAEHPAVQWYSHRRAEQSEVIADLRSKMPGIPVVIAQHTGPEPIGLNSLAALSRAMESAGDTGDAALMLSDNQTEVDASSGEPLVLRESGTGLQSVYALRMHLPVVDAATLRLGRVEDDLIVGADGVRRRVRLAPVLRRCTVDSAELDDEFLVIRFRPDPRVWAHASESDGHDR; encoded by the coding sequence CTGTTCATCGGCAAGGGTGGGGTAGGCAAGACCACGCTCGCGTGCGCCACCGCCATGGCCGAGGCTGGAGCGGGCCATCGCGTGCTGGTCGCCTCGCTCGACCAGGCGCACTCACTGGGCGACGCGCTCGGCTTCCGTTTCCCGCACGACCCGGGCACCGTGACCGGTATCGCCACCGTGCTGCCCGGACTGGACGTGATCGAGGTGGACTCCCTCGCGCTGCTCGAGGACCGGTTCCGCGACGTAGTCCGGATGATCTCGACCGGCCGCGGGCACGAGCACGGTATCGATCTCGCCGCGCTGAACCCGGCGGAGCTGACCGGATTGCCCGGCGTGCAGGAACTGCTGATGCTGGTGGAGATCGCCCAGTTCGCCGCCGAGGACGACTGGGATCTGATCGTCCTCGACTGCCCGCCGTCGGCGGACATGCTGCGCATCGTCACCGCGCCCGGCACCCTGCTCGGCTACGTCGAGCGGATGTGGCCACCGCATGCCAGGGCGATGAGCGCCACCGGCACCGACCTGCGCCGCGCCGTGCTCGCGGCCACGGTCGAGCGGATCGTCATGGCCGTCACGGAGGTTCGCGATCTGCTCGCCGACCACCGGCGCACCGGAGCGCGGCTGGTCACGGTGCCCGAGCGGGTCGCGGTGGCCGAATCGGAGCGGGTTCGTTCCGCCGCGGCGCTGCTTGGCCTGCGGCTGGACGCCGTACTGGTCAACAAGGTGCTGCCCGACCTCCCCCCGCCCACCGATCCGGCCGGAGCCGAACATCCGGCCGTGCAGTGGTATTCGCACCGGCGGGCCGAGCAATCGGAGGTCATCGCGGATTTGCGGAGCAAGATGCCGGGTATTCCGGTGGTGATCGCGCAGCACACCGGTCCCGAGCCGATCGGGCTGAATTCGCTGGCCGCGCTGTCACGGGCGATGGAGTCGGCGGGCGATACCGGCGACGCTGCGCTTATGCTGAGCGACAATCAGACGGAGGTCGACGCGAGTTCCGGCGAACCGCTGGTTCTCCGGGAATCCGGCACCGGATTGCAGTCGGTGTACGCGCTGCGCATGCACCTGCCGGTGGTCGACGCCGCCACGTTGCGCCTTGGCCGAGTGGAGGACGATTTGATCGTGGGAGCGGACGGGGTCCGGCGCCGGGTGCGCCTGGCGCCGGTATTGCGGCGGTGCACGGTCGACAGCGCCGAACTCGATGACGAGTTCCTGGTGATCCGCTTCCGGCCCGATCCGCGGGTCTGGGCGCACGCGTCCGAAAGTGACGGACATGACCGGTGA
- a CDS encoding Lrp/AsnC ligand binding domain-containing protein: protein MITAIVLIHADNGRIPETAQAVADTEGVAEVYSCAGDVDLIAIVRVRDHEQIAEVVTGRIDKTPGVVRTTTHIAFKSYSRAEVEAGFSLGE, encoded by the coding sequence ATGATTACCGCGATCGTCTTGATTCACGCCGACAACGGCCGCATCCCCGAGACCGCGCAAGCGGTCGCGGACACCGAGGGCGTCGCCGAGGTCTACTCCTGCGCGGGTGACGTGGACTTGATCGCGATCGTGCGGGTGCGCGACCACGAGCAGATAGCCGAGGTGGTGACCGGCCGGATCGACAAGACGCCGGGCGTCGTGCGCACCACGACGCACATCGCGTTCAAGTCGTACTCGCGCGCCGAAGTCGAAGCCGGGTTCTCGCTGGGCGAGTAG
- a CDS encoding polyketide cyclase / dehydrase and lipid transport: protein MSSIQVADQTFVAASGAAVAELLAGPNTWRRWWPDLDLEVREDRGEKGIRWSVAGALTGTMEVWLQPALDGVILHYFLHAEPRPALPVGKLAAANRARRVAGKNMSFELKSRLEAGRPAGVAPAPLS from the coding sequence GTGAGCAGTATCCAGGTCGCAGATCAGACCTTCGTCGCCGCATCGGGGGCCGCCGTGGCCGAGCTGCTGGCGGGACCGAACACGTGGCGCCGCTGGTGGCCGGACCTGGACTTGGAGGTCCGGGAGGACCGGGGTGAGAAGGGCATCCGCTGGTCGGTGGCCGGGGCGCTGACCGGGACCATGGAGGTGTGGCTGCAGCCCGCACTCGACGGCGTGATCCTGCACTATTTCCTGCACGCCGAACCGCGGCCCGCGCTGCCCGTTGGCAAGCTCGCCGCGGCCAACCGGGCACGCCGGGTCGCCGGCAAGAACATGTCGTTCGAACTGAAGTCCCGGCTGGAGGCGGGTCGTCCGGCGGGCGTCGCTCCCGCGCCGCTTTCTTGA
- a CDS encoding C40 family peptidase yields MTTNAVKRHAQRAVAAGAVGAATLGAFLLPAAPASAQPVTIPGVGTFEVPNELPVPPALPGVELPGPAPLPFAAPKSSGEVALDAALSKVGSPYVYGAAGPNSFDCSGLVQWSYRQAGVELPRTSGAQLAAGSPVSVDDLQPGDLVSFYGGGHSGLYAGDGNVVHAATSGTPVQVAPISSMPIAGARRF; encoded by the coding sequence ATGACGACCAACGCCGTCAAGCGTCACGCACAGCGCGCTGTTGCCGCCGGGGCCGTCGGCGCTGCCACCCTCGGGGCGTTCCTGCTTCCGGCAGCGCCCGCGTCTGCCCAGCCGGTGACCATCCCCGGTGTGGGAACCTTCGAAGTCCCGAACGAACTCCCGGTTCCGCCGGCGCTCCCGGGCGTCGAGCTGCCGGGTCCCGCTCCGCTTCCCTTCGCCGCGCCCAAGAGCTCCGGCGAAGTCGCCCTCGACGCCGCTCTGAGCAAGGTCGGCTCGCCGTACGTCTACGGCGCCGCGGGCCCCAACTCGTTCGACTGCTCCGGCCTGGTCCAGTGGTCCTACCGGCAGGCGGGCGTCGAACTGCCGCGCACCAGCGGCGCGCAGCTCGCCGCGGGCAGCCCCGTCTCGGTGGACGACCTACAGCCCGGCGACCTCGTCTCCTTCTACGGCGGCGGCCACTCCGGCCTGTACGCCGGTGACGGCAACGTGGTGCACGCGGCCACCTCCGGTACGCCCGTGCAGGTGGCGCCGATCTCCTCGATGCCGATCGCGGGCGCTCGCCGCTTCTGA
- a CDS encoding DEDD exonuclease domain-containing protein: MSDPAPRPAAAQQLAFDELDTPLYDTTFVVVDLETTGTSPGADGITEIGAVKVRGGEVLGEFATLVNPGRSIPPAVVHVTGITTAMVYAAPRIEAVLPGFLEFASGAVLVAHNARFDMAFLRAAAAQCDTAWPAAQVLCTVKLARRVLGRDEAPSVRLSSLARLLGAATQPTHRALEDARATVDVLHALIGRVGNQGVHSLTELLDYLPDVTPRQRSKRVLAADLPAGPGVYLFRGPSDEVLYIGTAVNLRRRVRNYFTGSETRGRMKEMVSLATRVDHVVCAHALEAGVRELRLLVAHTPPYNRRSKFPKRAWWLTLTDEPFPRFSVVREPTRDALGPFNSRNDAADLGLIIAEFTGLRTCTTRLSRRAVHECPPTLVGGCPAGSRGRVPDMAEYAPAPALVRALFAGRSDAPIRSMLDRIETHSRAQHFEAAARVRDRAARVVRALRRTQRLAAVARIAELVAAHPDDNGGWEFAVIRYGRLAGAGTAPRGVPPMPIVEQIVASAETVVPAGVFVEAHPAGETTLGHVHAEPTTEPLVTAGAEASHRTTAPHPPTADPTHAQRQENSTPAASARSTREMAPLSESSMLVGSRPDASDQAAAYLDDAPPLRGASPEEVALVARWLARPGVRIVRTTEGYREPIFGAARWLGWADLADAAVRAQPTEQAYLDRLG, encoded by the coding sequence GTGTCCGACCCCGCGCCGCGCCCCGCCGCTGCCCAGCAACTGGCCTTCGACGAGCTCGACACCCCGCTCTACGACACCACGTTCGTGGTCGTGGACCTGGAGACCACCGGCACCAGTCCCGGGGCGGACGGCATCACCGAGATCGGCGCGGTCAAGGTGCGAGGCGGGGAGGTGCTCGGCGAGTTCGCGACGTTGGTCAACCCGGGACGCTCGATACCGCCCGCCGTCGTGCACGTCACCGGTATCACCACCGCGATGGTGTACGCCGCCCCGCGGATCGAGGCGGTGCTGCCCGGCTTCCTGGAATTCGCGTCGGGCGCGGTGCTGGTCGCGCACAACGCCCGGTTCGACATGGCGTTCCTGCGCGCCGCCGCGGCGCAGTGCGACACCGCGTGGCCGGCCGCGCAGGTGCTGTGCACCGTGAAACTGGCCCGGCGGGTGCTCGGCCGAGACGAAGCGCCCTCGGTGCGATTGAGCTCGCTGGCCCGGTTGCTCGGCGCCGCCACACAGCCCACCCACCGCGCCCTCGAAGACGCCCGTGCGACCGTCGACGTCTTGCACGCGCTCATCGGACGAGTCGGGAACCAGGGCGTCCACAGTCTCACCGAGCTGCTCGACTATCTGCCCGACGTCACCCCCCGGCAGCGATCCAAACGCGTCCTCGCGGCCGATCTCCCCGCCGGTCCGGGCGTGTATCTGTTCCGCGGTCCTTCCGATGAAGTCCTATATATAGGGACGGCCGTGAACTTGCGCCGACGCGTCCGTAACTACTTCACCGGTTCGGAGACCCGGGGCCGAATGAAGGAAATGGTGTCGCTGGCGACCCGGGTCGACCATGTGGTGTGCGCGCACGCGCTCGAGGCGGGGGTGCGCGAACTGCGGCTGCTGGTGGCGCACACCCCGCCCTACAATCGCCGGTCCAAGTTCCCGAAGCGGGCCTGGTGGCTCACCCTCACCGACGAGCCGTTCCCCCGGTTCTCGGTGGTGCGGGAACCCACGCGGGACGCCTTGGGACCGTTCAACTCTCGTAACGACGCGGCCGACCTCGGCCTGATCATCGCGGAGTTCACCGGGCTGCGCACCTGCACGACGCGATTGTCCCGGAGGGCGGTGCACGAATGTCCGCCCACGCTCGTCGGCGGGTGTCCGGCGGGATCTAGGGGAAGGGTGCCGGATATGGCGGAGTACGCCCCCGCGCCCGCGCTCGTGCGCGCGCTGTTCGCCGGGCGCAGCGACGCGCCGATCCGTTCCATGCTCGATCGCATCGAAACCCATTCGCGGGCACAGCACTTCGAAGCGGCCGCGCGCGTGCGCGACCGCGCGGCCCGGGTGGTGCGCGCGCTGCGCCGTACACAGCGACTGGCCGCGGTGGCACGCATAGCCGAACTGGTCGCCGCGCATCCCGACGATAACGGCGGATGGGAGTTCGCGGTCATCCGGTACGGCCGTCTGGCCGGCGCGGGCACCGCCCCGCGCGGCGTGCCGCCGATGCCGATCGTGGAACAGATCGTCGCGTCCGCCGAGACCGTGGTTCCGGCAGGGGTTTTCGTCGAGGCACATCCGGCCGGGGAGACGACGCTAGGACACGTCCATGCCGAGCCGACTACGGAACCCCTTGTGACAGCCGGGGCGGAGGCTTCGCACCGCACCACAGCGCCGCATCCGCCCACCGCCGACCCGACGCACGCACAGCGGCAAGAGAATTCGACACCGGCCGCATCGGCGCGCTCGACCCGAGAGATGGCGCCGCTGTCGGAGTCGTCGATGCTCGTCGGATCGCGCCCCGATGCTTCGGATCAGGCCGCCGCGTACCTGGACGACGCCCCACCGTTGCGCGGCGCCTCGCCGGAAGAGGTGGCGCTGGTCGCGCGCTGGCTGGCGCGGCCCGGGGTGCGGATCGTGCGGACCACCGAGGGATACCGCGAGCCGATATTCGGCGCGGCGCGGTGGCTCGGCTGGGCGGATCTCGCCGATGCGGCGGTACGCGCCCAACCGACCGAACAGGCCTACCTCGACCGCTTAGGCTGA
- a CDS encoding SRPBCC family protein, with translation MADRTQRSIVIEAPSQQVMSVIADLESYPEWVSAAKSVEVLEAGPDGLARTARFVLDAGVVKDTYVLSYDWRADRKAVSWRLLSGELQKAQNGTYELIDRPGGGTEVVYTLTVDLNIPMIGMFKRKAEKVITDTALKELKKRVEG, from the coding sequence ATGGCCGACAGGACCCAGAGATCGATCGTCATCGAGGCCCCGTCGCAGCAGGTGATGTCCGTCATCGCCGATCTGGAGTCCTACCCGGAATGGGTCTCGGCGGCGAAATCGGTCGAGGTGCTGGAAGCGGGGCCGGACGGTCTGGCCAGGACCGCGCGATTCGTGCTGGACGCCGGGGTGGTCAAGGACACCTATGTCCTGTCCTACGACTGGCGCGCCGATCGCAAGGCGGTCAGTTGGCGGCTGCTCAGCGGTGAGCTGCAGAAGGCGCAGAACGGCACCTACGAGCTGATCGATCGGCCGGGCGGCGGCACCGAGGTCGTGTACACGCTGACCGTCGACCTGAACATCCCAATGATCGGCATGTTCAAGCGCAAGGCCGAGAAAGTGATCACCGACACCGCGCTGAAGGAACTGAAGAAACGGGTCGAAGGCTGA
- a CDS encoding glycosyltransferase family 4 protein — MARTLLVTNDFPPRPGGIQSYLQALAGELPPDDLVVYAPRWRGDSHLKFDAEQKFQVVRHPTTLMLPTPLVLRRATRLLRSENCDTVWFGAAAPLALMSPALRRAGAERILASTHGHEVGWSMVPGARQALRAIGEHTDVVTYVSRYTRRRFASAFGANAAMEYLPPGVDTDVFRPDPAARAELRERYGLGDRPTVLCLSRLVPRKGQDALILAMREIRERVEGAVLVIAGGGPFADKLRALAVAAGVDDDVVFTGRVPSGELAAHHTLADVFAMPCRTRGAGLDVEGLGIVYLEASASGVPVVAGNSGGAPETVIEGETGRVVDGRSVRQIADAVVEILSDRDAAARMGAAGRAFVEQQWRWDNLGARLRQLLR, encoded by the coding sequence ATGGCCCGAACTTTGCTGGTTACCAATGATTTCCCGCCGCGGCCGGGCGGTATCCAGTCGTATCTGCAGGCGTTGGCCGGTGAGCTGCCGCCGGATGACCTGGTTGTCTACGCTCCGCGCTGGCGTGGCGACAGTCATCTGAAGTTCGATGCCGAACAGAAATTCCAGGTCGTTCGTCATCCCACGACGCTGATGCTGCCGACTCCGCTCGTGCTGCGCCGGGCCACGCGTCTGCTGCGGAGCGAGAACTGCGACACGGTGTGGTTCGGGGCGGCGGCGCCGCTGGCGCTGATGTCGCCGGCGCTGCGCCGTGCGGGCGCCGAACGCATCCTGGCCAGTACCCACGGTCACGAAGTCGGCTGGTCGATGGTGCCGGGGGCCAGGCAGGCGCTGCGAGCCATCGGCGAGCACACCGACGTGGTCACCTACGTCAGCCGCTACACCCGTCGCCGATTCGCCTCCGCGTTCGGTGCGAACGCGGCGATGGAGTATCTGCCGCCCGGGGTGGACACCGATGTGTTCCGTCCGGATCCGGCGGCGCGGGCGGAGCTGCGCGAACGTTACGGCCTGGGCGACCGTCCGACCGTCTTGTGCCTGTCCCGGCTGGTGCCGAGGAAGGGCCAGGACGCGCTGATCCTGGCGATGCGCGAGATCCGCGAGCGGGTCGAGGGCGCGGTGCTGGTGATCGCGGGCGGTGGCCCCTTCGCGGACAAGCTGCGCGCCCTCGCGGTCGCCGCGGGCGTCGACGACGACGTGGTGTTCACCGGCCGCGTCCCGTCCGGCGAACTGGCCGCGCATCACACGCTGGCCGACGTCTTCGCGATGCCCTGCCGGACCCGGGGCGCCGGCCTGGACGTGGAGGGTCTCGGCATCGTCTACCTGGAAGCGTCCGCGTCGGGCGTTCCGGTAGTGGCGGGCAATTCCGGCGGTGCGCCGGAAACCGTGATCGAGGGCGAGACCGGGCGCGTGGTGGACGGCCGCTCCGTGCGGCAGATCGCCGACGCGGTGGTGGAGATCCTGTCGGATCGGGATGCCGCCGCACGGATGGGCGCGGCGGGGCGCGCGTTCGTCGAGCAGCAGTGGCGCTGGGACAACCTGGGCGCGCGCCTGCGACAGCTGCTGCGGTGA